Genomic DNA from uncultured Desulfuromusa sp.:
AAATATTTTATCAATACGACTTTCAACTACCCGACGATGGCCGAAGCTTATCGTGTTGCAGCTCTGAATGGATACAACCGTCTTTAATCTGGGAAGAGGTTGGAAGAGAAGCTGTTCTCGTTGCTTGTGAAATGTATCCTTATGTCCTCAGTTCTAAACGCGGGTTTCGGCGCCTTTGCTGAAACGTGTCAGCAGAAGGGCCATCGGAATAGAACCGACTGCAAACAGAGTACAGATCTGATAGGTGAGCTCCAGGCCAATCGCGTCACCTAAAAACCCCAGGGCAAAAACCAGAACCGAACTCACCCCAAAATTTATAAACATGTACATGCTGTTCATAAATGTCGGCATGTTTGAATTGGTATCTTGAATACTGGCCATGAGAACTGGACCTGAGGCAAAGAGAAACAAACCTAAAATGCTCAACAGAATAATATTCTGTGTGAATATAAACAGCGCCATGGCTGTGACAGAACCAATGCTGGAGATCACCAGAGTATTTTTGCGTCCGATTCTATCGGAAATATTCCCCGCACAGAATGTTCCGACAACACCAAAAAACTGCAGGACCGATAAGGATATACCGGCAAACCATAATGATGCTCCCTGGCCGGTTAAGTAGACCGGTAGATAAAGAGTCAGCGCACTTTTCATTGCCGCCTGAAAGCAAAGAAATCCGGCAATAACAGTGAGAAACGGCCAGTATTGATGAAGTAATTTGCGGGTATCACCCTTCTCCTTGGTTTTTTGTGCGCTTCTGTTCACGTCAATATTTTTCAGCTTTATGTAAAGCACAAGAGAGGCGATGAGTCCAAGGGGGATCAGCCGGTATATCTCTTCAAGGCTCCAGACTGACACAGCTGAAATAACCAGCAATGGGCCGAGGGTTCTGGCGAGTTCACCACCGACCATGAAAAAACTCATTCCTAGTCCAACTTTGTTGCCGGAAGCTTCCTTAACGATGACCGGAGAGGGAACATGAAACAGGGCTGCGGAAATTCCAGCGACAAAAAGAAGGATGAATAACATCGTAAATGAATTGGCGAGACCTATGAGTCCCATGCTGATAGCCGTTATTGCGGGAGTCAGGATGACGAAATATTTGATCCCTGTTTTTTCGGCCAACAAGCCCATAAATGGATTGAACAGAGCTGGAATTCTGCGAATAATATCAAGAAAGGCGGTCATTGACAGAGACATGCCCAGTTTGTCAATCAACAGTGGCAACAGCGGTGCCAGAAAGGCAGAAAATGTGTCGTGGGCAAGGTGGGCCAAGGATAAAACAATAACTTCCGGTTTTTTAAATTCTGTATTGGGTTTCACTGTTTCTTCCATTCGGCAGTCATTCAGGAGTGGGGTTATTTGGCAGCGCTATATATACATTTTTGCTGTGGCATAAAGCAATCGCGTTTCATTATTTATTGGGATGTCATGTGGTGATATTCATTCAGAACTGCGACGTTCATGTTGATCAACTGACTATTTGTAAACCTGTGATATGTGGTAAAGTACCTCTGTCATTTGGCATTTTTATGGTTGGACCAGCCCGTACCGGAAAAAACGATGAAACTTACTAAAATTTTATGCCTTGTGTTGCTTCTTTTCGGGGTTGCTTTTCCCTCTTTTGCGCAGGAGCAAGCATTACCTCTCGAAAAGGTGTCACTGCAGCTTGACTGGAAGTTTCAGTTTGAATTTGCAGGTTTCATCGCTGCGGTTGAGAAGGGTTTCTATCGCGCCGCCGGTCTTGATGTGACTCTCCATGAATACAAGGCGGGCCTTGATACGGTGGAGAAGGTTCTCAATCAGCAGGCCAATTACGGAATTCACAACGCCAGTCTGGTCATCGCTGACGGCAAGATACAGCCGATTGTTTTGCTTGCGACCTATTTTCAGCGTTCTCCTCTGATTTTTGTCACCTCGCCACAGATCCATAATCCCAGGGAACTCACTGGTAAAACTATTATGGGGACCAAGGATGAGTTCAAGTACAGCACTCTGGCCCTGATGCTTGACCATTTCAACATCAACGCAACCAATAGTGATATTGTTGAACACTCCTTCAATATCGACGGCTTTGTCGAAGGTAAAGTTGATGCTTTAAGTGCCTTTCTCTCCAACCAGATTTTTGATCTTGAGCAGAAGGGCATCAAGTACAGTATTATTGATCCGTTTGATTACGGCTTCTATATGAGCGCGGTCAATCTGTTTACTTCTCAGAAAGAGGCCCTTCAACATCCAGAGAGAACCCGACGTTTTATTGAAGCAAGCAACAAGGGGTGGGAGTATGCCCTGACCCATACGGATGAAATGGTTGCATTGATTCAACGTAAATATGCACCACAGAGGAGTCTTGAAGCTCTCAAATATGAAGCGGGTGTCGTTGAAAGGATGTTTCTGCGTGATTTTTATCCGATCGGTGCGGTCAATATCGAACTGACGACACGCACCTACAAGCAGTTGCTGGAACGAGGCATGCTTGATCAGGATCAGAAGCCGGGCCCGTACCTGTTTGAAGATTTTCTCAAAGCGCACCATCTAGGTCTTGAGTTTACCCGGGAAGAGCAAAAATATCTGCAGGAAAAAAAAGAGATCACCTATTGCGTCGATCCGGAATGGATGCCGTTTGAAAGTGTTGAAAAGGGAAAACATATCGGTATTGCTGCGGACTATTTCTCTTTTTTCCAGACGAAGCTACCGATTCCTTTAAGCCTGATTCCCACATCATCCTGGGAGCAGTCGCTACAATTTGCCAGAGAGAGAAAGTGCGATGTTGTCAGTCTTGCGGCGAGTACACCGGAACGGCTTCACTATATGGATTTTACTTCGCCGTATGTGACCTGGCCGGTTGTTCTGGCGACGCGAACCGAAGAGTTTTTTATCGACGATATCGAAAATATTCTGCACAAAAAAATCGGAATCGTCAAAGACTACGCTATTGCAGAGAAGCTCAGAACTTTGTACCCGGACGCCAATATTGTTGATGTCAAATCGATTACTGATGGACTGGAGCGGGTGGAAAGCGGTGAACTTTATGGTTATATCGATAGCCTGATGGTCATTGCAGATTCCGTACAGAAATATTTTACCGGAGTGATCAAGGTTTCAGGACGGCTGAAGGAGGATGTCAAACTGGCGGTTGGAACAAGAAATGACGAGCCGCTGCTCAACAGTGTTTTTGATAAACTGGTCCTTTCGGTTCCACCGGAGAAACAGCAGGGGATCTATAACTCCTGGGTTTCTGTAAAGGAGGACAGGGGATTTGACTACGGCCTGTTCTGGAAAGCCATCATTGCCCTGAGTTTTGCTGCCGGTGCTTTTGCCGTTCATAATTTTCAATTACGTAAATACAATCGGTTGTTGCAGGATCTTTCCATCACCGATAGTCTGACTGGTTTGAACAACCGCTTAAAATTGGACGAGGAACTCGCAGCAAGAGAGCGACTTTTTCAGCGCTACGACACCGATTGTGGTGTCATTCTCCTCGATATAGACCACTTTAAGGGGATCAATGACCGCCATGGGCATCTGGTTGGCGATAAAGTTCTCGTGGCGTTTGCAGCTATCCTGAAACAGAATATCCGGGCAACGGATGTTCTCGGTCGTTGGGGTGGAGAAGAATTCCTTATAATTGCGCCAAATACCAATATTGTCGCCTGTCAGCATCAGGCTGAAAAGCTGCTTGAAGTGATTCGCAATGCGAATTTCGGCACCGATGATACCGTGACCGCCAGTTTCGGTGTTTGTTCCTTTGCTTCCGGTCGCTCCTTAAAAGAGACTCTTGCCCGCGCTGACCGTGCCCTTTACAAGGCCAAAAACAGCGGGCGCAACAGGGTTGAGTCCATAGTCTCCGATCTTTGAAGATAACCTTTTCAGGATAAAAACTCTGGTTCCTGAATGACCGGAGACCACATAGAAATCAGCAGAGAGACGTTTTTATCTAATCGGGGGTTGCTTCGCCAAGTAACTCACTCAGATGTAAAACCGGTTGGGACATCTCAGCTTCACGCAATCCCCAGGCTAATTGCAGGTGGCAGCCCGGATTAGAAGTGATCAGAACCTCCGCATCCGTATCTGCAATATTATTGAGCTTGCGGTCGAGAATTTTCTGACTCTCCTCGGTAAATTTCAAACTGAATGTTGCGGCGGAACCGCAGCACCAATTCGCTTCTTTCATCTCCCGGAATTCTATTCCGGGAATCACCTGTATAACATCACGGGGCTGTTTGCTGATTCCCTGAGCATGACAGAGGTGGCAAGGCTCATGATAGGTGACGACTTTGTTGACCGGTTTCAGGTCTTCAGTGCGGATTCCAACGTCAATAAGAAATTCGCTGATGTCTTTTATCTTGCTATGGAAAATCTGTAACCGTGAATGGTCTTCACGCTCAGCAAGGAGCTCCTCATACTCTTTCAAGGCTGCACCACAACCGGCACAGTCTGTGACAATGGCGTCAACATCCAGATCCATAAACAGATCAAGGTTGTGCTGAGCCAGCTGCCGAGTTGTCTCACGATCCCCTTCAGTCATATGGGGTGCTCCACAACATTTCTGTGCCTTGGGGGTGATGACATCAAACCCCTGATGGTTAAGAACCCGTACTGTCTGACGGGAAACTTCGGCATACATCAGGGTCATGACACAGCCGAGAAAAAAGGCGACTGTACCGCGTTTTTCCCCTTTAGCCGGGCTGAGTTGAGGGATGCTTTGGCGCAGGGGTTGTCGAAGTTCCGGCATCATTCCCTCAGCTTTGTCGATCCACTTAGGCCCAAGTTTGAGCAACTTGCTGTGGCGGACCAGCCATTGGATTCCCAGTTGCTGATAGAGGCGGGCAGGGAGCATTGATGTTTCCAGTAAATCTGGATTAGGCAACATCTTTTTCAGGACAAAATCACGGAATCCGGCCTGCCATTTTGGCAAAGGTTGTTGCTGACTGACCTGAGCGCGGCACATTTCCATAAGGCTGCCTGCCTGGACTCCCGATGGGCAGGCTGTGGTGCATGCACGGCAATCAAGACAGAAGAAAGCCTCTTCCTTCATCGCCTGATTGAATTCCATCTTGCCTTCGCCAACAGCACGAGCTAACGCGACACGGCCGCGTGGACTGGATCGTTCTCGTCCGGTCAAAGAAAATGTAGGACAGGTAGGGAGGCAGAATCCGCAACGCATACACTGCAGGATATCTTCATATTCAGGGGCATCATCAGCGGTGAAATTTCCCAGTTTTTCCGGCTTTGCCATTTCAGGACTCCTGGTCGTCAAAAAATATTTTGCCGGGATTCAGCACGCCATCCGGATCAAAAGCTTTCTTGATCCGCTTCATGACAGCAACTCCCCCGGGGCCAACCTGACGGGCCAGATACTCTTTTTTCGCAATACCGATACCATGTTCCCCTGAAACTGTGCCGCCCCACTCTAGGACTTTGGTGTAAAGGTCGTCAAAGAAAGCATGGGCTCGTTTCATTTGATCCGTGTCACGTTCGTCGCAAAGAACAGTTGGGTGCA
This window encodes:
- a CDS encoding (Fe-S)-binding protein; translation: MAKPEKLGNFTADDAPEYEDILQCMRCGFCLPTCPTFSLTGRERSSPRGRVALARAVGEGKMEFNQAMKEEAFFCLDCRACTTACPSGVQAGSLMEMCRAQVSQQQPLPKWQAGFRDFVLKKMLPNPDLLETSMLPARLYQQLGIQWLVRHSKLLKLGPKWIDKAEGMMPELRQPLRQSIPQLSPAKGEKRGTVAFFLGCVMTLMYAEVSRQTVRVLNHQGFDVITPKAQKCCGAPHMTEGDRETTRQLAQHNLDLFMDLDVDAIVTDCAGCGAALKEYEELLAEREDHSRLQIFHSKIKDISEFLIDVGIRTEDLKPVNKVVTYHEPCHLCHAQGISKQPRDVIQVIPGIEFREMKEANWCCGSAATFSLKFTEESQKILDRKLNNIADTDAEVLITSNPGCHLQLAWGLREAEMSQPVLHLSELLGEATPD
- a CDS encoding MFS transporter, with amino-acid sequence MKPNTEFKKPEVIVLSLAHLAHDTFSAFLAPLLPLLIDKLGMSLSMTAFLDIIRRIPALFNPFMGLLAEKTGIKYFVILTPAITAISMGLIGLANSFTMLFILLFVAGISAALFHVPSPVIVKEASGNKVGLGMSFFMVGGELARTLGPLLVISAVSVWSLEEIYRLIPLGLIASLVLYIKLKNIDVNRSAQKTKEKGDTRKLLHQYWPFLTVIAGFLCFQAAMKSALTLYLPVYLTGQGASLWFAGISLSVLQFFGVVGTFCAGNISDRIGRKNTLVISSIGSVTAMALFIFTQNIILLSILGLFLFASGPVLMASIQDTNSNMPTFMNSMYMFINFGVSSVLVFALGFLGDAIGLELTYQICTLFAVGSIPMALLLTRFSKGAETRV
- a CDS encoding diguanylate cyclase; translation: MKLTKILCLVLLLFGVAFPSFAQEQALPLEKVSLQLDWKFQFEFAGFIAAVEKGFYRAAGLDVTLHEYKAGLDTVEKVLNQQANYGIHNASLVIADGKIQPIVLLATYFQRSPLIFVTSPQIHNPRELTGKTIMGTKDEFKYSTLALMLDHFNINATNSDIVEHSFNIDGFVEGKVDALSAFLSNQIFDLEQKGIKYSIIDPFDYGFYMSAVNLFTSQKEALQHPERTRRFIEASNKGWEYALTHTDEMVALIQRKYAPQRSLEALKYEAGVVERMFLRDFYPIGAVNIELTTRTYKQLLERGMLDQDQKPGPYLFEDFLKAHHLGLEFTREEQKYLQEKKEITYCVDPEWMPFESVEKGKHIGIAADYFSFFQTKLPIPLSLIPTSSWEQSLQFARERKCDVVSLAASTPERLHYMDFTSPYVTWPVVLATRTEEFFIDDIENILHKKIGIVKDYAIAEKLRTLYPDANIVDVKSITDGLERVESGELYGYIDSLMVIADSVQKYFTGVIKVSGRLKEDVKLAVGTRNDEPLLNSVFDKLVLSVPPEKQQGIYNSWVSVKEDRGFDYGLFWKAIIALSFAAGAFAVHNFQLRKYNRLLQDLSITDSLTGLNNRLKLDEELAARERLFQRYDTDCGVILLDIDHFKGINDRHGHLVGDKVLVAFAAILKQNIRATDVLGRWGGEEFLIIAPNTNIVACQHQAEKLLEVIRNANFGTDDTVTASFGVCSFASGRSLKETLARADRALYKAKNSGRNRVESIVSDL